A stretch of DNA from Synechococcus sp. JA-3-3Ab:
CCCCCTTAGCGGCGCGGATCCCATGGGTAGAATCTTCAATCACCCAACACAACGCCGGATCCAACCCCACAGCGGCAGCCGTTTTCAGGTAAGGCTCTGGGTCGGGCTTGGCCCGCTGAATGTCTTCGGCGGTAATCACCGCGTCAAACCAGCGGTGCAGGTCGAAGCGCTGGAAAATCTGCGCTTGATCCCGGCGGATGGCCGAAGTGGTGACGGCCAGGGCAGAAAAGCGCTGGCGGCTGGCCGCCAAAAACTCCAGCACCCCCGGCACCAGGGGTACCTCTGCCAGCAGCTCGCCAAAAGCCTTGGCCTTTTCCTCGATCAAGCGCTGCACCAGCAGGGGCTGTTCCGCAGGCGGGGTGTCTGTCTGGTGTTGGACGAGGTACTCGAACATATCGCGGTCGGTGCGCCCTTTGAACTGCAGGGAGATGGGGGCCAAATCCAGGGATAGGTGGCAGCGTTGCAGGGCAATGGCTCCGGCGCGGGCATGGATTGGTTCCGAATCCACAATCACCCCGTCCATATCGAAGAGCAAGCCGGCAGTCACGTCAGCCTTCCCCTGTTGTAGGCACAGCACTTTGGATTGCATAGACATTATCGCTACGCGACGCTTTCGCGAATGGGCAAGCACGGGACAGGGATCCTCTTAACAACCATACTGCCCCGTCTCCATCCCCCACCCGCAGAAGCGGCTGGTGATCTGCCAGATGGGATCCAACACATCCGTCAGGGCGTGGTCACTCTCCACCGCCACCAGTTGGGCCCAGGGGCGACGGGCCACATAGTCTCGGCTGGCTTGAATGGGGATGGTGTCGTCTTGGATCCCATGCACAATCAGGGTGGGCACAGGCCGGCGCAACGCCCCATCCGGGTAGCGTTGGGCATCGGCAACAAAGCCGTACTCCAAAGGGAGAGGGCGGCCTTCTCCGTAGTGAAACACCATGAGTTGTCCGGTTCGCTGCCAAGTCTCCACCGCCTCTGCCCCCAGCCGCGGCAGCCAATGGCCCAGAAAGCCAAAGGCCGGTGCCAAGAGCACCAGACGCTGCACGCAGGGTTGCTGCTCGGCCACCCAGGCGGCCACCAGTCCCCCCAAGCTCGAACCAATAAGGGTAACGGGAGGATGGCCCATTTGCGCCAACTGCTCAGAAACCTGCCGGATCTGGCGGGTCAAGGTAAGCTGGGCAAAGTTGCCCTGGTTGAGATCGGGCACCTGCAGAGGGATCCCAAGCTGCTGCAGCCGCTGCCGGAAAAAAGTAGCCTTAGCCGATTGAGGCCCAGAGCCGAATCCGTGCAAGTAGATGACCGCCACGATGACAGGGATCCCTAGGGGCCTGTGGCTGCCGAGAGCCAGCCTGCCCCCAACACCACGCTGATGGAGAGGAAGAGGGTGGCCACCGTCCAGGTGATGCGGTTGAGGTTCTGCTCGGCACTTTTGGAGCTGGAGAACAATTGGGCCTGGCCGCCAATGCCCGCCAGCCCATCCCCTTTGGGGCTATGCAACAACACCAGTATCACCAGCAAAACGGCCGAGGCAGACCAAAGGAACTCGAAGAAGGCTTCCATCGCAGAGGATCCCACTAGGGCACGTTGCTGAAGCTATTATCGCCTGTATCTCCACCCTGGCACACCCTGCGCTCCCCTTCCAAAATCCATTAGATTGGAGTTTCAGCGTGGGATCTCTCACTGCCAACTTTTCCCTCTCTGGGGGACGTTATACAGCCGAGCCTGACCCCGTCTTGACACTTCCCCGACTAAGGGGGGGGATTCTTACGCAGTTCAAAAACGAACTTGTAAAGGCGTTGCCAAACCGCCTCTAGACAGTTCTTTCAGTCAAAGCCCCAAGGTTCTGCTTACTTGTCTGATCGCGTCAGCGGGACGGAGTCCTTGCAGGTTGGCCGAGAGGTTGGCATCTCGCAGACGCTTGCCACCGGTCGGGTTTTTCACCGTGATTAGAGGCTCGCCTGGGAACGGTACGCCTCGTCTACACTATTGGCAAGCAACTAAAGCTGCTTACGGGCTTTTCCGCTCCGCACTAAAGTACGGGGCTAGCAAGCTATCCTTCTGTATTGCTGGTGTCCTGTATGAGCTCTCTTCCGCCTCCTCTGAGCGGGGCCATCGCGTGGCTATTGCTACTCTTGCCGTTGTGGACGGTGGCCAGAGCAGTCGCGGACTTCTTGCATCAAGCTCAACAGATGCACCGCATCCCCTGCCACAAGTGCAGGTTTTACAGCGGCGATCCCCACCTCAAGTGCGCTGTCCATCCTCAGCAAGCTCTGACAGAGGCGGCAATCGGCTGCCCCGACTGGCTTCCAATTTCTGGAGATCCTCGCCAGGGGAGCGCAGTAACCAACAACTGAGCTGCCAGAAGGTGATACTTGCGAGTTTCCCAGGGGATCCCCTAAGTGGGGGGAAACAGTCTCTGATGAACATCGCCGACAAAGGCTTCCACCGCTTCTCGGATCACCTCTCGCAGGTTGGCGTAGGCTTTGGCGAAGGGCGGGATCCGCTCGCTGAGGCCGAGCAGGTCGTGGGTGACGAGAATTTGGCCGTCGCAGGCCGGGCCAGCCCCAATCCCCAGAGTCGGGATCCCGACTTGCTGGGTGATCTGGGCAGCCAATTCCGCCGGCATGTGTTCCAAAACCAGGGCAAAGGCTCCTGCTCGCTCTAGGCTCAGGGCTTCCTGGCGCAGCCGCTCCGCCTCCGAGGGGGTTTTCCCCTGCTGGCGATACCCCCCCAGTTGATGTTTGGCCTGTGGGGTGAGGCCGATGTGGCCCAAGACCGGGATCCCTCGCTGGACCAGAAAGGCCACTGTTTCCACCATGTCTGGGTAGCCCCCCTCCAGCTTCACCCCATTCACCCCTGCCTCCTTCATCAGACGTCCTGCCGAGAGGAGGGCCTGCTCTTTGCAGACTTGGTAGCTCAAGAAAGGCAAGTCGGCCACCAAAAAGGCTCGTTCTACGCCGCGGCGCACTGCCTGGGCGTGGTGGATCATCTGTTCCAGAGTCAGGGGCAAGGTGCTGCTGTGCCCCAAGCTGGTCATGGCCAGGCTGTCGCCTACTAAGATCAAGTCGATCCCGGCCCGATCCAAGATCTGCGCTGTGGCGTAGTCAGCAGCCGTGAGGGCCACCAACGGTTGACCCGCCTGTTTGGCCTGGCGAAAGTGGTGAATGGAAAGGGCAGCCATACCTCTATGATCTCATTTGCCCCGCCATTTCCGGCTGGTCGGGCCGTACCCCCCAAGGGCTTTGGCCCTGGGGTGCTTGGCCAGCTTGCATCTGCCCCATTCCACGAGAGGGGATCCGGGCAGGATAGCCCGTTTGCCGCTAAGATGGTAAAGCCCTATGCAGACTGGAAGGGTGACAGAGTGGTTGATTGTGACGCTCTCGAAAAGCGTTGTGGCCGCAAGGTCACCGTGGGTTCGAATCCCACCCCTTCCGTCCTCGATCAATCCAATGGCGCTCAACGCTGCCAACGCCCGCTAGGGTCAGCATCCGGCCCTCTCCACCTCCGCCAAAGCCCCCGGCAGCCCTGGACTGGCTGGGATCCCTCGCTTTATTAAGTCCCACCTCAGCTTCCTGAAACCTGGATCTCAGGAGGGCACCTTTGCGGATTGGCCCGGCAGGGCTTTCGAGGACTTGTCGCTTAACCGGTCTTCTTGGCTCCCATGTTCACCGCCCCTGCTCTGCAAGCGCAACTGCATCCCCTCATCCAGCGCCTTTCGGAGGCGATTCTGAGCATTTGGGGATCCCACCTCAGCCTGGCTCCCTATGCCCTGCCGGCGGAGCTGGGCTATGTGGAGGGCCGCCTGGAAGGCGAGAAACTGCAGATCGAAAACCGCTGCTACCAAGGGGATCCCTTTCGCAAGCTGCACCTGGAGCTGGCCCAGGCCGGGCAAAGCCTGGATATCCTCCACTGCGTCATGTTTCCGCAGCCGCAGTACCCGCTGCCGCTGTTTGGCTGTGACATTGTGGCCGGCCGCGGCCAGGTGAGCGCCGCCATCGTCGATCTCTCGCCGGTCACCCCCACTTTGCCGGATCCCTACATTCAAGAGCTGGAAGCCTTGGGAGCTCATCTCGCCCCTTTCCAAAACCGGCGCCAGTTGCCGCCGTGGGGGACGATTTTTTCTCCCTACTGCCTGTTCATCCGGCCCGGCGATGAGGCGGAAGCCGACCGCTTTTTGTATTTTGCCTGCCGTTACCTGGAAATCCACTGCCGGCTGGCGCAACAGATCCCCCCGCAGACAGATCCTGTCCAGATCCTGGCCCACTACCAAGGGCAGCAGCGCTACTGCAGCCAACAACAGCAAAACGACCGCACCCGCCGCGTTTTGGAAAAAGCTTTTGGCCCCGCCTGGGCCGAGCGCTACCTGAGCACCGTCCTTTTCGATTTGCCCCCCAGTCCTTAGACGGGATCCCCTTGCAGCCGCTGCTGGATGCTCAACGCCAATTTTTGCCCTAGGAACTCCGGCAGGGTTGGAGTTGCATCCGGCCCCAGCAAGTAGAAAATGAAGCGCGTCTGCTTGCGGCGGAGCATCAGATTGAGGTGAACAACGGTCAACTCCTCCTGCGCCAGAGCGGTCATCACCCGGTAAAACACGCCCGGCTGGTTGTCCACATCCACCAACAGCGTGGGCAGATGAAACACCGGGTCAAAATAAAAAGAAACCTGGGTGTCTTTCAAGCCGGCCTTGAGATCAAACTCCAGCGCCAAGGTTTCGTGAACGGGAAACACCCCCGCCAAGCACTCGTGAATAGCCCGTTCTAGGTTGAGCTTGGTCTGGGCAGAAAGGCTGTGGCCATCGCGCGAGACGGTGACGCGGATAAACACCAAGTGCGGTGAGTAGATCTGCCCGTAAAGGTGGATGCCGTGCACCGAGAGATTGAAAGCGGTGAGCACCCCAAACAGGTCGCTGAGCAGAGAAGGGCGGTTGCGATAGGCCAGACAAACCACCGTCTTGCTGCGCTCGTCCCGCATCTGTACCACGGCCTTGCGGGTTTGGTAGAGGGCATAGGCCAAGCGCAGATTTTGAGCCTGCACCTCGCTGCTGACGAACTGGCTATAAAAAGGCGGAAAGCTGCGGTTAAAGCGCTGCATGAGAGCCGTTCGCGCCAGCGGGACGGAGTGCTTGCGAGTGCTGACTGCGAGCGGCTGGGGATCCTCGTGGCCAGCCCTTTCCCCTCTGGCAAGAGGAGCCACCTTCGGCTGCTGCGCTGACTGCTCGGTTGACATCGACTTTGCCGCCTGCATTGCTTCCTCTCCATCGTTACTCAGCATGCCCCGGCCAAACCTCATCTATCAGTAAAATCACTGAGGCTGGAAAGCACGTCAACGCTGTACCCAATTCTTGTTCAATGCTTTTGGATTTAATCTATCTCACAAGGCCGAGCTGGGCATCCAAGGAACCGCTGAGGGCCATCCCCCAATTGGGGGGAAGTCCATCCCTGCGTCGCTGCCAAGCCGACGGGTGTGCGCCTTCAAATCCCAGACCAACCAGGAACAGTGGGGCAGGCTCTTAAAGCCTAAACTATGAATTGAGGGGAGAACTGCAATTTTTGATATAGAGTGCTGGATTAAGTGCTAGCCTGCTGGCAACTTGGAGCGCTATTCTGTTAGCCAAAACTTCGGTTTTCCTTAGGTTTGTTGAAGGGATCCCCGTGAGCACAACCGTTGCCGACCCCAGCCTGCTCTCGCCTGCCCAAGCGCCGGATCCCGGTGGGGCCTGGTGGGCTCTCAACATCATCGCTTCCCCTGCCCAGGAGGATCAGATCTTTTGGCGGCTGGAGAGCTTTGGCTGTCAGGGCATGGCCAGCCAGGCTCATGGCGAAGATCGAATCAGCATTCACGCCTATTTGCCCTGGTTCCGCGCCACCCTTTTGGATTTGGCCGCTCTGGCGCTGCGCCTGCGGCAAGACGCCCTTGTGGCTGGCCAGCCCATCCCCAAACTGCGCTGGGAACGCATAGAAGCGGAGGATTGGAGCAACAGTTGGAAGCAGCACTGGCAGCCCGAGCCAGTTGGGGACAAGCTGCTCATCTGTCCGGCCTGGCTGGATCCCCCCCCCCATCCCGGTCGTCTCCTGTTGCGGCTGGATCCGGGCATGGCCTTTGGCACGGGCACGCACCCCACCACCCAGCTCTGCCTGGAGGCTTTGGAGATGCGCCTGGGGGCGGGCACAGAGGGGGTAACAGTGGCCGATGTGGGCTGTGGATCGGGCATTTTGTCGGTGGCGGCGGCTCTTTTGGGGGCAAAGCGGGTGTTTGCGGTGGACATCGACCCGCTGGCGGTGCAGGCCACGCTCCACAACCGCGACCTCAACGGCCTCACCGATCGCATTGTGGTGGCCCAGGGGAGCCTCGAGCACATTCCCGAGATGGTGGACGGGCTGGTGTGCAACATTCTGACGGACGTGATCCTGGATATGATCCCAGAGTTTGGCCTGGTGGTGAAAAAGGGGGGGTGGCTGATCCTCAGCGGTATCCTCCTCGAGCAGGCCAAGTTGGTGGCGGAGATGTTGGAGGCCAACGAATGGGCGGTGGCAGCCCTCTGGCGACGGGGAGAATGGTGCTGTCTGAACGCACGCATGACCTGAGTTCTCTGCCCCGCCTGGCCATCGACCCGGCTCAACGGGATGCCGGCGGTGTTCTCCGTTTAACCGGCCCGCAAGAGCACTACTTGCAGCGGGTGCGCCGCCTCAAGCCGGGGGATCCGTTCTTGGTTTTGGATGGCTCCGGCAAGCTGTGGCTGGCCCATTGGCAGCCGCAGGGATCCCAGGTTATGGGCGAGGTGGAGGCGCTGCCGCGGGAGCTGCCCGTTTATTTGCATCTGGGCTTGGCAGTGGTCAAGGGGCCGGGGTTTGACGAGGTGTTTCGCCAGGTCACCGAGCTGGGAGCGGCGCGCATTACCCCTCTGCTGACGGAGCGCACCGTGGTGGAGCCGGGATGGGGCCGGCGGGAACGCTGGCAGAAAATTGTGCAGGAGGCCGCCGAACAATGTGAGCGGCTGCGCTGGCCCCAGGTTGATCCCCCTACCCCTTGGACAAGTTGGCTGGCCGAGCTCAAAGCCGATTGGTGGGGCATTGCTGTGGCGCGGGAGAACGCTCCCCTCCTGCTGCAAGCCCTGCCGAAGCTGAGGCTCTCGGAGAGGGATCCCGTCTTGGCGGTGGCCATCGGCCCAGAAGGCGGCTGGACGGAGGCCGAGCGCCGTCAGGCGGAAGCCCATGGCGGAGTGCCGGTTTCCCTGGGCACCACCATTTTGCGCTCCACCACCGCCGCTGTGGCTGCCAGCAGCCAAGTGGCCGCCACCTACTCCTGTTGGGGTTTAGCTCAGGCTCAGCTTGCCCCGTCGGCAATGGGGAACGCGGCTGCCGATAGCCGATAATCGATAATTGAGTTGATAGGAAAAAACTGACGCCGACCATTGGCGCAGCAAGCCGTGGTTCTGGGCGGGGGAGAACAGGCATGGAGATGATCCAGGCGGTGCGCGGCACCCGAGATATCCTGCCGCAGGAGGTACGGCTTTGGCAGCAGGTGGAGGCCAGCGCCCGCGAGATCTTGGGGCGAGCCAACTACCAGGAGATCCGCACCCCGATTCTGGAGCTGACAGAACTCTTTGCCCGCAGCATTGGCAGCGCCACCGACGTGGTGGGCAAGGAGATGTACTCCTTTAGCACCCGCGGCGAGCAGGAGGTGAGCCTGCGCCCCGAGAACACCGCCGGCGTGGTGCGGGCCTACATCCAGCATGGGTTGCAGGTGGCCGGCGATGTGCAGCGCCTCTGGTACTGTGGGCCGATGTTTCGCTATGAGCGTCCCCAAGCGGGGCGGCAACGCCAATTCCACCAGTTGGGGGTGGAGCTGCTGGGCAGCCGCGATCCCCGCGCCGATGCCGAGGTCATCGCCTTGGCCTGGGATCTGCTGCGGGCAGTGGGGGCGGAAAACCTCACCTTGCGGCTCAACTCCCTCGGGGATCCGCAGGATCGGCGGGCCTATCGCCAAGCCCTGGTGGACTACCTTACCCCTTTGAAGGAAGAGCTGGATCTGGACTCCCAGGAGCGCCTTGTCCGCAACCCGTTGCGCATCCTCGACAGCAAGGATCCCCATACCCGCACCATTGCTGAACAAGGGCCCAAGCTGCCCGATTACCTCAGTGCTGACTCGCGGGCCTTCTTCGAGCAAGTGCAGGCCCATCTCCAAGCCCTAGACATTCCCTATGAGCTGGATCCCTACCTGGTGCGCGGCCTGGACTACTACACCCACACCGCCTTTGAGATCGTCTCGCCGGAGCTGGGATCCCAGAGCACCGTCTGTGGGGGTGGCCGCTACGACGGTCTGGTGGAGGAGCTGGGCGGGCCTCCCACCCCGGCGGTGGGCTGGGCCATCGGCCTGGAGCGGCTGGTTTTGCTGCTGCAGAAGAAACAACAGGAGATTCCGCCAACATCGGTCGAGGTTTACGTGATCTCCCGCGGCGCCAAAGCGGAGGCCCAATCCCTTCAGATTGCCCAAGCTCTGCGCCAAGCCGGCTTCTGCACCGAGCTGGATCTCAGCGGCAGCGCTTTCAGCAAGCAGTTCAAGCGGGCCAGCCGCAGCGGTGCGACCTGGGCTGTCGCGCTGGGGGATGCGGAAGCTGCGGCCGGGGAGGTGCAGCTCAAGCACTTGCCCACGGGGCAGCAGCAAACCCTCTTGCAAGCTGACCTGGTGAAGTATTTGGTGTCCCAGAGGTGAGGGAGCGATGTTGAGTTTTTGGGTGCGGCGCAACGGCCGAGAAGACTGGCAGCCGGTACCAGCCGAGGGAGCCATTCTGGAAGAGGACACCTACACCATCGTTGCCCGTTCTCCCCAGCCCCACTTCACCATCACAGTGGAAGTCCGCCAGCGCCCTCTGCCGACCGAAAATAGCGGATCCCCAGCGGTAGCCAACCCCAAGACAGCCGCCTCGCTCATGCAAACCCGTTCTGTTCGCACCAACGAGGAGGGGATCGGCGTCATCCTGCCGGCCACCCACCTCGCCCCTGGTTTTTGGGAGTTGCACTGCCGAGATGCCGATTTGATCGCCGAGTTATTTGGCGAGGCGGAGCTGAACAATTGCCTGCGCTTCCAGGTTGTGCCCGCCCCGGTGCAGCGGAAACAGGCACTATCCCCGGCGGCCCAAGAAGTCGCGTCTGAACCTCCTGAGCTGGCTCAGAAAAAAGAGGTTGCCATCCCGCCAGAGCTGTTTTCCCTGATGCACAGCGAATTGGAGGGATCTCCGGGGGAAGTGCTGGTGGTGACGGGGCGGATTGGCTGTAGTGGCGAGCTGCGGGTACGAGTTTGGCAAGAAGATGAAGGGGAGCAGAGCCCGGTTTTCGAGGGGCAACGGCTGATTCAATTTCCGACTGAAGCCCGGACGGCAGTGTTCAGCATTCCCATCACCCTGCCGAGCCATACCTGGAGCCGTCCGCTGCGGGGGGAACTGCGCCTCACTCCCTCTTCCTGGTCGGATCCAGAGCCGCTGCGGATCTCCTTTTCCGTTCGCTGTCGCGGCCAGGGGGAAGTCCTCCCACCCTCCCCAGGGATCCCTGCCGGTCAGCAGCGGCAAGAAGAAACGCCAGCCGCAGCCGGCAGTTCTTCCCCGCCCTCACCCTTGCTGTCCCCCGAACGCACCCTGCAGAAGTTGTTGCGCATCTCGCAGCGCAGCGCCCCTGCGGAAAAAGAGGAGGCTGGAGAAGTTTTGGGCCCGCTTCAGCCAGAAGAGCTCCCAGCCTCCCTAGCAGACACCGCGCCCGAACCTGCCGCCCAACCTGAGGTTGGGCCAGTGCCCATCTCATCCTCTTCTCCACCACCCCAACCTGAGCCACCTCGCGAGGAGGCGGTTCCGCCGCCACCGCTCGCCGCCGCCAGTCCGGGAACCTCGCCTCTTTCCCCGCAGGTGCCGGGAGCTTGCCCGGCGCCGCAACTGGTGGTGCCTGAGCAACTGCGGGCAGGTGACAACTTCGATGTAGTGCTGCGTTTGCCGGCTTCCGTCAATTCTGCCAGTAGCTCCACCGCTCAGCCTCCTTTGTGGATTAAGTTTTGGGTCAAGCACGGTCACACCCGCTCTTTGGTGGATGGCCCCCGGTGGTTGTTGGACTTCTCCCGCGACGAGCAGGGGCGGTGGCAAGCCCTCACCCGCATGACCATCCCCCCTGGCGTCCCTGAGCTCATCTTCGAGGCTTGGGCCGTCAGCCCGGATCGCCAGCAGCAAAGCGACCGCGTGACGGAGCGCCGTTCTATCCTGCCTTAGGGAGTGACCAGTCTCTAGTCTTGAGCAGAGCGCACCATCAGCACGGGGCAGCCGATGTGCACCCGCACATAGTCGGAGATGGAGCGCCCCAGCAGGCGATCCAAATCGGGGATGCTGCGGGCAATGCTGGGCCGGCGATCTGGGGATCCCATCACCAGCAGGTCGGCTTTGCTTTCTTCTGCCAATCGGACAATCTCGGTGCCCGGATCCCCGACCGCCGTGAACACCCGATGGCTGATTTGGCGGCTTTTGAGAGTGGCAATGGCTTTATCCAGAACCTCGTCCCGCGCTTGGGCATCGGCATCCAGTTGCACAGAGGCTAGGAAAATCTGGGCTCCCGGGATGCCGGCCACTAGATCCAGGGCCGTGGCAAAGGCGGCCTGGGCGGCGGGGGAGTTGTTGAGGGCCACCATGACGTGGCTGGGGTATTTGACGTAGGCGTCGTCTTTGACCAGCAGCATGGGGCAGGAGGCAAGCTGGAACACGTATTGGCTTACCGAGTTCTGCAAAATGGCCATGATGCGGTTGCGCCCCCGCGATCCCATGACAATCAGTGGATTGGGTAGAGATTCAGCCACCTGCAGCACCACCACCTTGGGATCCCCTTCCACCAGTTGGGTGCTGATCTTCAGCCCAGGTCGCGGGGGAAAGGTCTGCAGCGTCTGGGCCAATAGCTCCTGCCCCTTTTGCCAGGCAGCCCGCATCTCCTCGGCAGAGGTCTGGGAAGGCACCGCATGCAGCAGCGTCACATGGCACTGGGCAAAGGCCGGCAAGGACAGGAGAGTATGCACCATCTGCTCGGTGGGGCCAGTGCCGTCGATGGCGGCAATGATGTTTTCAAAGCGAGGCATGGGATCCGTTCTCCTGGCCAACAGCTGCCAAGACTCATCCTAGATCTGGCGCTGCGGATCCCTGTTACCGAGGCGGATATCCCGCAACATTTTGTTGGGTTTTAGTAACTCAGCCACACATAGCCGGTGAAGCCGCCGCCGGCATTGGTGTTGCGACCAGTCAAGAATTGAAACCCTCCTAGGCCCAGCGTTAACCCTCCCTCTAGTCGCCAGTTGAGCTGGCCGGAGAGCTTGAGGCTGTCGTAGTTGGGATCCTGAACGGCCAAATCCCCGAACAACAAAGGCGCACCGTTGCCCAGGGTGAAATCTCCATCCAAAGCCAGGATGGCCTGCAGCTCAGGAGTCAAATCAGCCCCAAGGGTTAAGTTGGCCTTGAGGCGATCGCCGGGATAGCCCAGGTAGTCCCGGAAC
This window harbors:
- a CDS encoding HAD family hydrolase yields the protein MTAGLLFDMDGVIVDSEPIHARAGAIALQRCHLSLDLAPISLQFKGRTDRDMFEYLVQHQTDTPPAEQPLLVQRLIEEKAKAFGELLAEVPLVPGVLEFLAASRQRFSALAVTTSAIRRDQAQIFQRFDLHRWFDAVITAEDIQRAKPDPEPYLKTAAAVGLDPALCWVIEDSTHGIRAAKGAGCFAVGLTTAFTAEELRHAGADVVVDSFAELAALLFARASRSDNLPV
- a CDS encoding YqiA/YcfP family alpha/beta fold hydrolase — encoded protein: MAVIYLHGFGSGPQSAKATFFRQRLQQLGIPLQVPDLNQGNFAQLTLTRQIRQVSEQLAQMGHPPVTLIGSSLGGLVAAWVAEQQPCVQRLVLLAPAFGFLGHWLPRLGAEAVETWQRTGQLMVFHYGEGRPLPLEYGFVADAQRYPDGALRRPVPTLIVHGIQDDTIPIQASRDYVARRPWAQLVAVESDHALTDVLDPIWQITSRFCGWGMETGQYGC
- the secG gene encoding preprotein translocase subunit SecG, translated to MEAFFEFLWSASAVLLVILVLLHSPKGDGLAGIGGQAQLFSSSKSAEQNLNRITWTVATLFLSISVVLGAGWLSAATGP
- the panB gene encoding 3-methyl-2-oxobutanoate hydroxymethyltransferase yields the protein MAALSIHHFRQAKQAGQPLVALTAADYATAQILDRAGIDLILVGDSLAMTSLGHSSTLPLTLEQMIHHAQAVRRGVERAFLVADLPFLSYQVCKEQALLSAGRLMKEAGVNGVKLEGGYPDMVETVAFLVQRGIPVLGHIGLTPQAKHQLGGYRQQGKTPSEAERLRQEALSLERAGAFALVLEHMPAELAAQITQQVGIPTLGIGAGPACDGQILVTHDLLGLSERIPPFAKAYANLREVIREAVEAFVGDVHQRLFPPT
- a CDS encoding phycocyanobilin:ferredoxin oxidoreductase — encoded protein: MFTAPALQAQLHPLIQRLSEAILSIWGSHLSLAPYALPAELGYVEGRLEGEKLQIENRCYQGDPFRKLHLELAQAGQSLDILHCVMFPQPQYPLPLFGCDIVAGRGQVSAAIVDLSPVTPTLPDPYIQELEALGAHLAPFQNRRQLPPWGTIFSPYCLFIRPGDEAEADRFLYFACRYLEIHCRLAQQIPPQTDPVQILAHYQGQQRYCSQQQQNDRTRRVLEKAFGPAWAERYLSTVLFDLPPSP
- the prmA gene encoding 50S ribosomal protein L11 methyltransferase; this encodes MLSPAQAPDPGGAWWALNIIASPAQEDQIFWRLESFGCQGMASQAHGEDRISIHAYLPWFRATLLDLAALALRLRQDALVAGQPIPKLRWERIEAEDWSNSWKQHWQPEPVGDKLLICPAWLDPPPHPGRLLLRLDPGMAFGTGTHPTTQLCLEALEMRLGAGTEGVTVADVGCGSGILSVAAALLGAKRVFAVDIDPLAVQATLHNRDLNGLTDRIVVAQGSLEHIPEMVDGLVCNILTDVILDMIPEFGLVVKKGGWLILSGILLEQAKLVAEMLEANEWAVAALWRRGEWCCLNARMT
- a CDS encoding 16S rRNA (uracil(1498)-N(3))-methyltransferase, coding for MVLSERTHDLSSLPRLAIDPAQRDAGGVLRLTGPQEHYLQRVRRLKPGDPFLVLDGSGKLWLAHWQPQGSQVMGEVEALPRELPVYLHLGLAVVKGPGFDEVFRQVTELGAARITPLLTERTVVEPGWGRRERWQKIVQEAAEQCERLRWPQVDPPTPWTSWLAELKADWWGIAVARENAPLLLQALPKLRLSERDPVLAVAIGPEGGWTEAERRQAEAHGGVPVSLGTTILRSTTAAVAASSQVAATYSCWGLAQAQLAPSAMGNAAADSR
- the hisS gene encoding histidine--tRNA ligase, with the translated sequence MEMIQAVRGTRDILPQEVRLWQQVEASAREILGRANYQEIRTPILELTELFARSIGSATDVVGKEMYSFSTRGEQEVSLRPENTAGVVRAYIQHGLQVAGDVQRLWYCGPMFRYERPQAGRQRQFHQLGVELLGSRDPRADAEVIALAWDLLRAVGAENLTLRLNSLGDPQDRRAYRQALVDYLTPLKEELDLDSQERLVRNPLRILDSKDPHTRTIAEQGPKLPDYLSADSRAFFEQVQAHLQALDIPYELDPYLVRGLDYYTHTAFEIVSPELGSQSTVCGGGRYDGLVEELGGPPTPAVGWAIGLERLVLLLQKKQQEIPPTSVEVYVISRGAKAEAQSLQIAQALRQAGFCTELDLSGSAFSKQFKRASRSGATWAVALGDAEAAAGEVQLKHLPTGQQQTLLQADLVKYLVSQR
- a CDS encoding universal stress protein, translating into MPRFENIIAAIDGTGPTEQMVHTLLSLPAFAQCHVTLLHAVPSQTSAEEMRAAWQKGQELLAQTLQTFPPRPGLKISTQLVEGDPKVVVLQVAESLPNPLIVMGSRGRNRIMAILQNSVSQYVFQLASCPMLLVKDDAYVKYPSHVMVALNNSPAAQAAFATALDLVAGIPGAQIFLASVQLDADAQARDEVLDKAIATLKSRQISHRVFTAVGDPGTEIVRLAEESKADLLVMGSPDRRPSIARSIPDLDRLLGRSISDYVRVHIGCPVLMVRSAQD